The Quatrionicoccus australiensis nucleotide sequence CGACGACTACATCGGCGTGCTGCGCGCCATGGACCCGGCGACCGGCAAGATCGTCTGGGAAAACAAGAACTACGCGCCGCTCTGGGGCGGCGTGCTGACCACGGCCGGCGGCCTGGTCTTCTACGGTACGCCGGAAGGCTACCTGAAGGCGCTCGATGCCAAGACCGGCCAGGAACTGTGGTCCTTCCAGACCGGCACCGGCATCGTTGCCCCGCCGATCAGCTGGGAACAGGACGGCGTGCAGATGATCGCCGTCACCACCGGCTGGGGCGGCGCCGTGCCGCTCTGGGGCGGCGACGTCGCCAAGCGCGTGAACTTCCTCGAACAGGGCGGTTCGGTTTGGGTGTTCAAGCTGCACAAGAACTGAGTTTTGCCACCTGACGCGGGGGCAACAGCCCCCGCCGGCAACGGCGTACCGGCGCAAGCGGGTACGCCGTTTTTGCGTGCTGGCGGGGCGTCGACCGCCAGCGCTCACTCGCACGCATGGAGCCGCTGTTTTCGCTACGCGCCGCAAACCCGGCTGACCGGAGATGGGATGGTGGAAAGCAGGTACACAAACCCAACATAGCTGATAGACTGACTACTAAACAACTTAATCGCCAGTTTATTAACCATGCCGCGCTCGACAAACAGTATCAACGCCCTGCCGCCCGAAGCGCTTGCGATGTTGAAAAACCTCGGCTTGCGCCTGCGCGCCAGGCGTCTTGCCGGGAACATGACGCTGGAACAGGCGGCCGAGCGCCTGCTCTGCTCGCCGACCACCTATCGCGCGCTGGAAGGCGGCAAGCCGACGGTCAGCCTGGGGTTGCTGGCGCATGCCCTGTGGCTGTTCGGTCGCCATGAAGACATCGAGCAACTCAGCCCGCTCGACATCGGCATGCTCGGCAACAAGCGTAGCCAACGGGCACGCCCGACCAGCAAAGGAATCGGCAATGACGAACGGGATTTCTGAAAGCACGCTGTACGTCGGTCTTTACCTGCCGGGGGAAGAGTCACCAACG carries:
- a CDS encoding helix-turn-helix domain-containing protein produces the protein MPRSTNSINALPPEALAMLKNLGLRLRARRLAGNMTLEQAAERLLCSPTTYRALEGGKPTVSLGLLAHALWLFGRHEDIEQLSPLDIGMLGNKRSQRARPTSKGIGNDERDF